In Anaerolineae bacterium, one DNA window encodes the following:
- a CDS encoding GAF domain-containing protein, producing the protein GHTYSRNAPYILQDLTQSNEPFVPFLREMGFRAYIGIPLRYGGRTLGTICLFRKEVYYPRPGEIALLQSMAQEVAVALENARLYQQAQEALAEAERLYQIGRALSQARSYTEVLEVLRTQTPLGEGALNISLNFFNRPWNEPEDIPEWSIVAARWTRLPMERLAPRYPLRQFPTAKLLTPNEPFIIYDVATDPRLDEQTRRLYSERFQAQSTAFFPLVVGGRWIGYINPIYEKRREFSEEDLHYLQGAIAQASVALENLILLERSRRGAEVERTVREIAAELLKAPRTADALQTAARMLAQAVGVSHAQVHLLGSWRPQNALSQNSTEEEETDERG; encoded by the coding sequence GTGGGCATACCTACTCTCGCAATGCACCTTATATTCTCCAAGACCTTACCCAAAGCAACGAGCCCTTTGTCCCCTTCTTGAGAGAGATGGGCTTTCGTGCGTATATAGGCATTCCTTTACGTTACGGCGGACGCACCCTGGGCACCATTTGTCTGTTCCGCAAGGAGGTCTATTATCCACGCCCTGGTGAGATTGCCTTGCTCCAATCCATGGCGCAGGAGGTAGCCGTAGCCCTGGAAAACGCCCGCTTGTATCAACAAGCCCAAGAAGCGCTGGCCGAGGCCGAACGGCTCTATCAAATCGGACGTGCATTAAGTCAAGCGCGATCCTACACCGAGGTGTTAGAGGTGCTGCGCACCCAAACACCCCTCGGTGAGGGCGCCCTAAACATCTCCCTCAACTTCTTCAATCGGCCATGGAATGAACCTGAAGATATCCCCGAATGGAGCATCGTAGCAGCACGGTGGACACGACTTCCTATGGAACGTTTGGCACCACGGTACCCCTTGCGTCAATTCCCCACGGCCAAGTTGCTCACTCCAAACGAACCTTTCATTATTTATGATGTAGCCACCGACCCTCGTCTGGATGAACAAACACGCCGATTGTACAGCGAGCGTTTTCAGGCCCAGAGCACAGCGTTCTTCCCCTTGGTGGTGGGCGGTCGGTGGATCGGCTACATTAACCCCATCTACGAAAAACGGCGGGAGTTTTCTGAGGAGGACCTACATTACCTACAAGGAGCCATCGCTCAAGCTTCAGTTGCCTTGGAAAACCTGATTTTGCTGGAGCGCTCCCGCCGCGGCGCCGAGGTCGAGCGCACAGTGCGTGAAATCGCCGCCGAGCTCCTCAAAGCCCCGCGAACTGCCGACGCCCTACAAACCGCTGCCCGCATGCTGGCTCAGGCCGTGGGCGTTTCCCACGCCCAGGTCCACTTGTTAGGCTCGTGGCGCCCCCAGAACGCCCTTTCCCAAAACTCTACAGAAGAGGAGGAAACCGATGAGCGTGGATGA
- a CDS encoding GAF domain-containing protein, with protein sequence MTDRPLSPFLPESLVSAMEEAARQTLQRLLFQQRAVLHPRRIPQVARESLQRLLDFLQNPVPEKAKEHGRWLYHQGITEQTLPQMADAQRGILAERLPPEQAISLIERMVTWETLSLLAFQQEARAAILREQEELRRAAIRTLEAQQQRLALASKVAQLITTYTDLESLLRESVELIRRELGLYYVGIFLLDEFGHWAVLRAGSGEAGRRMMQDGYKLAVDENSMIGWSILHRQARIAQDVGEDAVRFANPYLPETHSEMALPLMVGEAILGAMTVQSDHVATFREEDIQVLEVVANQLAIALQNAQRFAQLQEEVERLQELFRQEEQRRWSGVRPQAFQYILNTDTLRPTDPHDLRPEARRALEEQRPVVLPSGNGDAKTALAVPILLHENVPIGVVDLYDVQQEHYLDDETWVILNAAVSQLALALENRRLFEEAQRRAQELQTAAEIARDTSSLQSLDELLARAVNLIRDRFGFYHASVFLLDETGEYAVVRESTGEAGAEMKRRGHRLRVGSRSVVGQTADQGQPVVINDVLQSDIHRPNPLLPDTRAELGLPLKVGDRIIGVLDVQSTEVNAFTEDDVQVLQILADQLAVAVENARAYELSQRALEELRRADQLKSQFLANMSHELRTPLNSIIGFSKVILKGIDGPITDLQRQDLTAIYNAGQHLLGLINDILDISKIEAGKMQLNFQEVAMADIVQGVMSTAVGLVKDKPIQLIQEVEPDLPTVRADPTRVRQVLLNLVSNAAKFTEEGHIRVFVRRQVDPDSGLEEILVGVEDTGPGIAPEDMQKLFKPFSQVDDSLTRAVGGTGLGLYISHSLVELHGGRIWVESEMGKGSTFYFTIPIIRPQDEATEAERIALAVAQPEAIHHLQRHLTPVGYRIVPSVDPRQSVARAREVNPIALLLDPAAIGPDGWDIVLAFSQDPEVKALPFLLFTLTDEAHGYTLGPTVFLTKPIYRDDLYRALERLLPEPAQRRALVVSPENEEQDLLVKLLETAGWEVRAHASGEEALAGLETASPEMVVLDLAAGAMQDRLDFLKALRSQEAYRNLPLVTYLPDEMSLHEKEQLQRTLQNLAREHARPIETLMTTLESHLKRWAARTSPSV encoded by the coding sequence ATGACGGATCGTCCACTTTCCCCCTTCTTGCCCGAAAGCCTCGTGAGCGCCATGGAGGAAGCCGCGCGGCAAACCCTGCAGCGCCTGCTGTTCCAACAGCGGGCCGTGCTCCATCCCCGCCGCATTCCTCAGGTGGCCCGCGAAAGCCTCCAACGGCTGCTGGACTTTCTCCAGAATCCCGTGCCCGAGAAAGCCAAGGAGCACGGACGCTGGTTGTATCACCAGGGCATCACGGAGCAGACCCTGCCCCAGATGGCCGACGCCCAGCGCGGCATCCTGGCCGAACGCCTCCCCCCCGAACAGGCCATCTCCCTGATCGAGCGCATGGTCACCTGGGAAACGCTCAGCCTGCTGGCCTTCCAGCAAGAAGCCCGCGCGGCCATTCTACGCGAGCAAGAAGAACTGCGCCGGGCCGCCATTCGCACCCTGGAAGCACAACAACAGCGGCTGGCGCTGGCTTCTAAGGTGGCCCAACTGATCACCACCTACACCGATCTGGAAAGCCTGCTCCGCGAGAGCGTGGAACTCATCCGTCGGGAATTGGGGCTATATTATGTGGGCATTTTCCTGCTGGACGAATTCGGCCACTGGGCCGTGCTGCGCGCCGGCAGCGGCGAGGCGGGCCGCCGCATGATGCAGGATGGGTACAAACTGGCGGTGGACGAGAACTCCATGATCGGCTGGAGCATCCTCCACCGCCAGGCCCGCATCGCCCAGGATGTGGGCGAGGACGCCGTGCGCTTCGCCAACCCCTACCTTCCCGAAACCCACTCCGAAATGGCCCTCCCGCTGATGGTGGGCGAGGCGATACTGGGGGCCATGACCGTGCAAAGCGACCACGTGGCCACCTTTAGAGAAGAAGACATCCAGGTGCTGGAAGTGGTGGCCAACCAACTGGCCATCGCGCTCCAAAACGCCCAACGCTTCGCCCAACTCCAGGAAGAAGTGGAGCGGCTGCAGGAACTGTTCCGGCAGGAAGAACAACGCCGCTGGAGCGGAGTGCGTCCGCAGGCCTTCCAGTACATCCTCAACACCGATACCCTCCGCCCCACGGACCCACATGATTTGCGCCCCGAGGCCCGAAGGGCCCTGGAGGAGCAACGCCCGGTGGTCCTGCCCTCAGGCAACGGGGACGCCAAAACTGCCCTGGCCGTGCCCATTCTGCTCCACGAAAATGTGCCCATCGGCGTCGTTGACCTGTACGATGTCCAACAGGAACATTACCTGGACGACGAAACCTGGGTGATCCTCAACGCCGCCGTCTCCCAACTGGCCCTGGCCCTGGAAAACCGGCGCCTGTTCGAGGAGGCCCAGCGGCGCGCCCAGGAGTTGCAGACCGCGGCCGAAATCGCCCGCGACACCTCCTCGCTGCAATCCCTGGACGAATTGCTCGCCCGGGCCGTGAACCTCATCCGCGACCGCTTCGGCTTCTACCACGCCTCGGTGTTCCTGCTGGACGAAACCGGCGAATACGCCGTGGTCCGCGAATCCACGGGCGAGGCGGGGGCGGAAATGAAACGACGCGGCCACCGCCTGCGCGTGGGCTCCCGCTCGGTGGTCGGTCAGACGGCCGACCAGGGCCAGCCCGTGGTGATCAACGATGTACTCCAAAGCGACATCCACCGGCCCAACCCCTTGCTCCCCGACACCCGCGCCGAGTTGGGCCTGCCCCTCAAGGTAGGCGACCGCATCATCGGCGTGCTGGATGTGCAATCCACCGAGGTCAACGCCTTCACCGAAGACGATGTCCAAGTGCTGCAAATCCTGGCCGACCAGTTGGCCGTGGCGGTGGAAAACGCGCGGGCTTACGAACTCAGCCAGCGCGCCCTTGAGGAACTGCGCCGCGCCGACCAACTCAAGAGCCAGTTCCTGGCCAACATGAGCCACGAACTGCGCACGCCGTTGAACTCCATCATCGGCTTCTCTAAGGTCATCCTCAAAGGCATCGACGGCCCCATTACCGACCTGCAACGCCAGGACCTGACCGCCATTTACAACGCCGGTCAGCACCTCCTGGGGTTGATCAACGACATCCTGGACATCTCCAAGATCGAAGCCGGGAAGATGCAACTCAACTTCCAGGAAGTCGCCATGGCCGACATCGTCCAAGGGGTCATGTCCACTGCCGTGGGACTGGTCAAGGACAAACCCATCCAACTCATCCAGGAAGTGGAGCCGGACCTTCCCACCGTGCGCGCCGACCCCACCCGCGTGCGCCAGGTGCTGCTCAACCTGGTCTCCAACGCGGCCAAGTTCACCGAAGAGGGGCACATCCGGGTCTTTGTGCGCCGTCAGGTGGATCCGGACAGCGGTCTGGAAGAAATCCTGGTGGGCGTCGAGGATACCGGCCCCGGCATCGCCCCGGAAGACATGCAGAAACTCTTCAAGCCCTTCTCCCAGGTGGACGACTCCCTCACCCGGGCCGTGGGCGGCACAGGCCTGGGCCTCTACATCTCCCACAGTCTGGTGGAACTGCACGGGGGGCGCATCTGGGTGGAAAGCGAGATGGGCAAAGGCTCCACCTTCTACTTCACCATCCCCATCATCCGTCCCCAGGATGAGGCCACCGAGGCCGAACGCATCGCACTGGCCGTGGCCCAGCCGGAGGCCATCCACCACCTGCAACGGCACCTCACGCCCGTGGGCTACCGCATCGTGCCCTCGGTCGATCCCCGTCAGAGCGTGGCCCGCGCCCGCGAGGTCAACCCCATCGCCCTGCTGCTGGACCCCGCCGCCATCGGCCCCGACGGATGGGACATCGTGCTGGCCTTCAGCCAGGACCCGGAGGTGAAAGCCCTGCCCTTCCTGCTCTTCACCCTGACCGACGAAGCCCATGGGTACACTTTGGGACCTACGGTCTTCCTCACCAAGCCCATCTACCGCGACGACCTTTACCGCGCCCTGGAACGCCTCCTCCCCGAACCCGCTCAACGCCGGGCGCTGGTGGTCAGCCCCGAAAACGAAGAACAGGACTTGCTGGTCAAATTGCTGGAAACGGCCGGGTGGGAGGTCCGGGCCCACGCCTCCGGTGAAGAGGCCCTGGCCGGCCTGGAGACAGCCTCCCCCGAGATGGTCGTGTTGGATCTGGCCGCCGGCGCGATGCAGGATCGACTGGACTTCCTCAAAGCGCTCCGCAGCCAGGAGGCCTATCGCAACCTCCCGCTGGTGACTTACCTGCCCGACGAGATGAGCCTCCACGAAAAAGAACAACTCCAACGCACACTGCAAAACCTGGCCCGCGAGCACGCCCGGCCCATCGAAACCTTGATGACCACCCTGGAGAGTCACCTGAAACGCTGGGCGGCCAGAACCAGTCCATCGGTCTGA
- a CDS encoding pyridoxal-phosphate dependent enzyme, whose product MSLHIMARCLDCGDISPYSPLNPACPRCGSEWREAQYDYKAVAQIWPQVLRSRPFNLWRYAELLPVSSATPEISMGEGGTPLLSAPNLSMMLGLPHLYIKDERQGPTSSFKDRQAAVTIAALKESGLTEMVVASTGNVAIAYAAYAARAGIKLWAFLSSTVPAEKMREVAIYGAQVVKVTGSYDRTKQVAAEFARLRGLYLDKGSRSIPTVESMKTLAFEMVEQITARYGPPEDGRAPWRAPHWYVQAVSGGLGPLGMYKAFQELHRMGLVDHIPKMALIQSEGCAPMAQAWRQGKEVAEPTLVPQTNIVTLATGDPGRTYTLLFHALREHGGVIEAVSDEEAFRAMHNLAKMEGLSVEPAAGVAFAGLTKLVRQEIICPEEIVVVNATGHTLPVESHILGERWAKHVVLRPEKTPSAAPPPTEGLLAALSHLSDRHYPKVLVVDDHPPARLLLRRVLQGLGEYEVIEAANGFEGLEKALTERPDLLILDLMMPEMDGFAVLEALKNNPNTAGIPVIVVTAKALTPEEQQRLRGQIERLMQKGEFLSDEFMEEIRALLG is encoded by the coding sequence ATGTCACTGCACATTATGGCCCGTTGTCTGGACTGCGGCGATATCAGCCCCTACAGCCCCCTCAACCCCGCCTGCCCTCGCTGTGGCAGCGAATGGCGGGAAGCCCAATACGACTACAAGGCCGTGGCCCAAATCTGGCCTCAGGTCCTCCGCTCACGTCCTTTCAATTTGTGGCGCTATGCCGAATTGCTTCCTGTGAGCAGCGCCACCCCCGAAATCTCCATGGGCGAAGGGGGTACCCCCCTCTTGAGCGCCCCGAACTTGAGCATGATGCTGGGCCTGCCTCACTTGTACATCAAGGACGAGCGCCAGGGGCCCACCTCCTCGTTCAAGGACCGCCAGGCCGCCGTGACCATCGCCGCCCTCAAAGAGAGCGGCCTGACCGAAATGGTGGTCGCCTCCACGGGTAATGTGGCCATCGCTTACGCGGCCTACGCCGCCCGTGCCGGTATCAAACTCTGGGCTTTCCTCTCCAGTACCGTGCCGGCAGAAAAGATGCGCGAAGTGGCCATTTACGGGGCGCAGGTGGTCAAAGTGACCGGCTCCTACGACCGTACCAAACAGGTAGCCGCTGAGTTCGCCCGCCTGCGGGGCCTCTATCTGGACAAAGGCTCGCGCTCCATCCCCACCGTGGAGTCCATGAAAACCTTAGCCTTTGAAATGGTGGAACAAATCACCGCCCGGTACGGTCCTCCGGAGGATGGCCGCGCCCCCTGGCGCGCCCCCCACTGGTATGTCCAGGCCGTCTCCGGGGGGCTGGGGCCGCTGGGCATGTACAAAGCCTTTCAGGAACTCCATCGCATGGGGCTGGTAGATCACATCCCCAAGATGGCTCTAATCCAAAGCGAAGGCTGCGCCCCCATGGCGCAGGCATGGCGCCAGGGCAAGGAGGTCGCCGAGCCAACGCTTGTGCCTCAAACCAACATTGTCACCTTAGCCACCGGGGACCCCGGCCGCACCTACACCCTGCTGTTCCACGCCCTGCGGGAACACGGCGGGGTCATCGAGGCGGTGAGCGACGAAGAGGCCTTTCGCGCCATGCACAACCTGGCCAAAATGGAAGGCCTCTCGGTGGAGCCGGCCGCCGGGGTGGCCTTTGCCGGGCTGACAAAATTGGTGCGGCAGGAGATCATCTGCCCCGAGGAGATCGTAGTGGTCAATGCCACCGGACATACCCTGCCCGTGGAGTCTCACATCCTGGGCGAACGCTGGGCCAAGCATGTGGTGTTGCGCCCCGAAAAAACGCCTTCTGCAGCCCCGCCGCCCACCGAGGGCCTGCTGGCCGCCCTCAGCCACCTTTCCGACCGCCACTACCCCAAAGTGCTGGTGGTGGACGATCATCCACCAGCCCGCCTGCTGCTCCGGCGGGTGCTCCAGGGGCTGGGCGAATACGAAGTGATCGAGGCGGCCAACGGCTTCGAAGGCCTGGAAAAAGCCCTCACCGAGCGCCCTGACCTTCTCATTCTCGACCTGATGATGCCCGAGATGGATGGCTTCGCCGTCCTGGAGGCGCTGAAGAACAACCCCAACACAGCAGGCATCCCCGTCATCGTGGTCACGGCCAAAGCGCTTACCCCTGAAGAACAGCAACGCTTACGCGGGCAGATCGAGCGCCTGATGCAAAAAGGGGAATTCCTCAGCGACGAGTTTATGGAGGAAATCCGCGCCCTGTTAGGATAG
- a CDS encoding DMT family transporter → MRKTMAGSAAALSSAVFLGLAPVFGKQAIQAGAPPLGVVAWRTLIATLLLLALIFWRHRNLLAIYPLGLAGCLLAGFLNGVGSLFYYGALGRIDASLGQLLYSLYPIFVALLSWLDHTPPTPLTWLRIVLAIPAVYLLTRTGSAHPDWLGIGMMLVAAALYAFHIPINQRVLYDIPAPTVTLYTLSAMSAVVVSAYLIAGAPPVPLTPAVARGVLGLALVTSLSRLTLFMGVKRIGSVQTALLGLFEILVTVGLAHWWLDERLSTWQWVGAGLLMLSLLLKGLDRASAPRRPRGGWLAWIRPPGVPPDLW, encoded by the coding sequence ATGCGCAAAACCATGGCCGGGAGCGCCGCCGCGCTGAGTTCCGCCGTCTTTCTGGGGCTGGCGCCCGTGTTTGGCAAGCAAGCCATCCAGGCTGGGGCTCCGCCGTTGGGCGTGGTCGCCTGGCGCACGCTGATCGCCACCCTACTCCTCCTGGCCCTGATCTTCTGGCGCCACCGCAACCTGCTGGCCATCTATCCTTTAGGCCTGGCCGGATGTTTGCTGGCGGGGTTCCTCAACGGCGTAGGCTCCCTGTTCTATTACGGCGCCCTGGGGCGCATTGACGCCTCCTTAGGACAACTGCTGTACTCCCTGTACCCCATCTTTGTCGCCTTGCTCTCCTGGCTGGATCACACGCCCCCCACGCCTCTGACCTGGTTGCGCATCGTCCTGGCGATTCCCGCGGTGTATCTGCTCACCCGCACCGGAAGCGCCCATCCCGACTGGCTGGGCATCGGTATGATGCTGGTGGCCGCAGCCCTCTACGCCTTCCATATCCCCATCAACCAGCGGGTACTTTACGATATTCCCGCGCCCACAGTCACCCTCTACACGCTGAGCGCCATGAGCGCGGTGGTGGTTTCGGCCTATCTTATCGCCGGAGCGCCCCCTGTGCCTCTTACCCCCGCCGTGGCCCGCGGCGTGCTGGGGCTAGCGCTGGTGACTTCCCTCTCCCGGCTCACCCTGTTCATGGGCGTCAAGCGCATCGGCAGCGTGCAGACCGCGCTGTTGGGACTTTTCGAAATCCTGGTCACCGTGGGGCTAGCCCACTGGTGGCTGGACGAACGCCTCAGCACCTGGCAATGGGTCGGCGCCGGGCTACTAATGCTCAGCCTGTTGCTCAAGGGCCTGGACCGCGCTTCCGCACCTCGCCGCCCCCGAGGGGGCTGGCTCGCCTGGATTCGCCCGCCGGGCGTTCCCCCCGATCTATGGTGA
- a CDS encoding response regulator transcription factor: MKGRLLVVDDEPAMRRTLRDLLRLEGYEVRTAQDGQEALHILAEEKFDLMILDLRMPGLSGTEVLRQLSTMGVDVGVIVLTGHGSMESAIEALRQRAYDYLLKPISPEALLESVARGVVRVRRERRQRALYEQLERMLTQMLQIEEMGQGKGKSDFVPTVVELPNGVVLDLGRRRLRYQGRDIHLAPSESRLLQVLLMHRGEVMSHQALVDAVHGYQVNEWEAPEIMRPIVSRLRRKLADLPKGRQWIVNVRGVGYMLDWEMVMGEEQARGEADETPESP; encoded by the coding sequence ATGAAAGGGCGCTTGTTGGTGGTGGACGACGAGCCGGCGATGCGGCGCACTTTGCGCGATTTGCTTCGCCTGGAGGGGTATGAGGTGCGCACGGCTCAGGACGGCCAGGAAGCGCTGCACATCCTGGCGGAGGAGAAGTTTGACCTCATGATTCTGGACCTACGGATGCCGGGCCTGAGCGGTACCGAGGTGCTGCGCCAGTTGAGCACCATGGGCGTCGATGTGGGGGTCATTGTGTTGACCGGACATGGCTCGATGGAATCGGCCATCGAAGCCCTGCGGCAACGGGCTTACGATTATCTGCTCAAGCCCATCTCTCCCGAAGCGTTGTTGGAAAGCGTGGCGCGGGGCGTGGTTCGGGTGCGCAGGGAACGCCGCCAACGGGCCCTCTACGAGCAGTTGGAGCGCATGTTGACCCAGATGCTGCAAATCGAAGAGATGGGGCAGGGCAAAGGCAAGTCGGATTTCGTGCCTACCGTGGTGGAATTGCCCAACGGCGTCGTCCTGGATTTAGGGCGTCGGCGGCTGCGCTACCAAGGGCGGGACATTCACCTTGCCCCCTCGGAGTCGCGTTTGTTGCAGGTGTTGTTGATGCATCGTGGGGAGGTGATGTCGCATCAGGCGTTGGTGGATGCGGTGCACGGCTATCAGGTGAACGAGTGGGAGGCGCCGGAAATCATGCGGCCCATCGTCAGTCGCCTGCGTCGCAAACTGGCCGACCTGCCTAAGGGCCGGCAATGGATCGTCAATGTGCGCGGGGTGGGGTATATGCTGGATTGGGAGATGGTAATGGGGGAGGAGCAGGCGAGGGGAGAGGCGGATGAGACGCCTGAATCACCATAG
- a CDS encoding GAF domain-containing protein translates to MSGGARWRREVFREACRLSGASWAAWMAQQEGRWAVRQTVGLAPRQRRALSAWLTQDEASRWVGEGVRLGRLRWWHGEGAPLGDGQVVLVPVTSRREAFLVSGPPAMETRVWRWLARLWEAAPEAAPPLAGGDAHSGLLARWQVMWETTLDITANLDMQTVLQHTVQRVKQILGVRGAEIGLVEREAGMVRIVASASPWRDYTGITFPLGEGVAGWTAATGEAIRVADFNRWEHRKEAAFEAPFRSVLSVPLQYQGEILGVLTAYEDREGVFTEEDMRFLQMLALPVAVALRNARLYEALRQALADLKASRQRLIQAAKLATMGRLMAVIAHEVNNPLQAVLTSLHLARRSGLPQEQREEYLNLAEKELHRLRETVRRMLAYYRPEEVERRPVALSQVVDRVLELVEGQCRRQRVLVRRQVPEGLPLVLGNAGQLQQVVLNLVINALEAMPGGGVLTVRGWTEEGKVVLEIRDTGPGVPAEVRERLFEPFVSTKANGTGLGLAVSYGIVTAHAGTLTYCATEDQDGACFRIVLPVLTADDGFWEETRS, encoded by the coding sequence ATGAGCGGTGGAGCGCGCTGGCGTCGCGAGGTGTTTCGGGAGGCCTGCCGTCTGAGTGGGGCCTCATGGGCCGCGTGGATGGCTCAACAAGAGGGACGATGGGCGGTACGCCAGACGGTGGGGTTGGCCCCGCGCCAGCGGCGGGCGTTGAGCGCATGGCTGACCCAGGACGAAGCGTCGCGTTGGGTAGGCGAGGGAGTGCGTCTGGGCCGTTTGCGGTGGTGGCATGGGGAGGGTGCCCCCTTAGGAGACGGCCAGGTGGTGTTGGTGCCAGTGACCTCGCGTCGGGAGGCGTTTTTGGTCAGCGGCCCGCCCGCGATGGAGACCCGAGTGTGGCGTTGGCTGGCGCGTCTGTGGGAGGCCGCCCCCGAAGCGGCACCGCCCCTCGCCGGGGGCGACGCCCATAGCGGCCTCTTGGCCCGCTGGCAGGTGATGTGGGAGACCACGCTGGACATCACCGCGAACCTGGATATGCAAACGGTGCTGCAGCACACCGTGCAGCGAGTGAAGCAGATTTTGGGGGTGCGCGGGGCGGAAATCGGGCTGGTGGAGCGCGAAGCAGGCATGGTGCGGATCGTGGCTTCGGCTTCACCGTGGCGGGATTACACCGGAATTACCTTTCCTTTGGGGGAAGGGGTGGCGGGCTGGACGGCTGCCACAGGAGAGGCGATTCGGGTGGCCGATTTCAACCGCTGGGAGCACCGGAAAGAGGCCGCCTTTGAGGCCCCCTTCCGCTCGGTGCTTAGCGTGCCTTTGCAGTATCAGGGCGAGATTTTGGGGGTTCTGACGGCGTACGAGGACCGCGAGGGAGTGTTCACCGAGGAGGATATGCGCTTTTTGCAGATGCTGGCCCTCCCGGTGGCGGTGGCGTTGCGCAATGCCCGCCTGTACGAAGCGCTGCGCCAGGCGTTGGCCGACCTGAAGGCCTCGCGCCAGCGGTTGATCCAGGCGGCCAAATTGGCCACCATGGGGCGGCTGATGGCCGTCATCGCCCACGAGGTCAACAACCCCTTGCAGGCCGTGCTGACCAGTCTGCATCTGGCGCGGCGGTCGGGCCTGCCCCAGGAGCAACGGGAGGAATACCTGAACCTGGCCGAGAAAGAACTGCACCGGTTGCGGGAGACGGTGCGCCGGATGCTGGCCTACTACCGCCCCGAAGAGGTGGAGCGCCGCCCGGTGGCCCTTTCGCAGGTGGTGGATCGGGTCCTGGAGCTGGTGGAAGGACAGTGCCGTCGGCAAAGGGTGCTGGTCCGGCGTCAGGTACCCGAGGGTTTGCCCCTGGTTTTGGGGAACGCTGGCCAGTTGCAGCAGGTGGTGCTCAATCTGGTTATCAATGCGCTGGAGGCCATGCCCGGAGGCGGGGTGTTGACTGTGCGGGGCTGGACAGAAGAAGGAAAAGTGGTTTTGGAAATCCGGGATACGGGGCCCGGCGTGCCCGCCGAAGTGCGGGAACGTTTGTTCGAGCCCTTTGTGAGCACCAAGGCCAACGGCACCGGGTTGGGGTTGGCAGTGAGTTATGGTATCGTGACCGCTCATGCCGGCACGCTGACCTATTGCGCCACGGAGGATCAGGATGGCGCGTGTTTCCGCATCGTATTACCTGTTTTGACCGCAGACGATGGGTTTTGGGAGGAGACGAGATCATGA